A stretch of the Papaver somniferum cultivar HN1 chromosome 6, ASM357369v1, whole genome shotgun sequence genome encodes the following:
- the LOC113290380 gene encoding coiled-coil domain-containing protein 1-like, translating into MVTSSRSSDYDYEYSSSSSEEDFKVPEMKTSTTESHAKRDHSAEIKYDVPPINRRITQEELLKRKVEDDMLDDRQKRRDRIQRRISAAEENLQSRAEGVASDSDASEDEPVWVPAERKIKPDLRTREIERLVQDDLEAEREEEDYWEDYELDIHPDFVNNPDNDSDEELEEDFAKDDDDESDNSDDSDESDN; encoded by the coding sequence ATGGTGACTTCTAGTAGAAGCAGCGACTATGATTATGAGTATTCCTCCAGTTCTTCAGAAGAGGATTTTAAGGTTCCAGAGATGAAAACTTCTACAACAGAATCTCACGCCAAGAGGGACCACTCCGCGGAAATTAAATACGACGTGCCCCCTATCAACCGTAGAATAACTCAGGAGGAACTCTTGAAAAGAAAAGTTGAGGACGACATGTTAGATGATCGTCAAAAAAGAAGGGATCGAATCCAGCGCCGGATATCAGCAGCTGAGGAGAATCTTCAATCTCGTGCTGAGGGTGTAGCTTCAGACTCGGATGCTTCGGAAGACGAACCCGTGTGGGTTCCAGCGGAGCGCAAAATCAAGCCAGACCTGCGCACTAGAGAGATTGAGAGGTTGGTTCAAGACGACCTTGAGGCTgagcgtgaagaagaagattactGGGAGGACTATGAACTTGATATTCATCCAGACTTCGTCAATAACCCTGataatgattctgatgaagaactcgAAGAGGATTTTGCAaaggacgatgatgatgaatccGATAATTCCGATGACTCTGACGAATCTGACAATTAA